The DNA segment TTCATCCACTGAAATGCTCACAAATGCGATGTTTTTTGAATGATAGCTTTTTTCTATTTCCTTCAAAAAGGGAATCTCCCCTTTACATGGACCGCACCAAGTAGCCCACACATCAATATATACATACTTTCCTTTTAAATCTTCTAAAGACGTTTTGCCTCCACTATAGTTTTCATAAGCACTAAATTTTGGAGACTTGGCGCCTTTGACCAAAACTGTTTTTATAAAATGACTATCCGTATAACTATCTGAATAATAACTTACGATTTCATTCACCTCTTTTTTCTCGTTTTCGATAAAAATAGGATCTAGTTTTTTTGTCCCAGCTAAAGAAGACCTCAGGATTTGACTTCCTTCATTCACTTTTTTATCAAAATTAACCTTATCTAGTACAAATATGGAATCCTCTGCAAAAAAAGTGTTCAATAAAAGATTTTTTGATGCCAAATAATTATTGGGCTCAGCTCCTATTCCTTTAAAAACAAGGCTGGCATCAAACTCCTTGGTGTCTAGAACAAGATCTAATTCAAAACCATTTTTTAAATAAAGATCCAATGATTCCGTGCCATCGGATAACTGATAATAACCCGCTGCCACTTTTAAGCTGTCTGAAAAAGTACCATCTTGTTGGATCTGAATTTTTTTCGAAAAGGACCTAGACTGTATTATTATAAAATCAGAATTAGGATTCGTGATTTTCCCGGAAATGACTACATGGTCTTTTAACGTCACTACAGTGAATGCTGTCGCTACAAATGCGATACTAAATAGGTAAAATAATTTCTTCATTTCTACTTTTTATTAAATTTAGCTACTCCTGTTTGCAGCCAGTTGTGGTATTCTTCGACATCTGGAGTATAACCTACGGGATCAATTAAATTTTCACCTTCATGATCTGTTAATACATAAAATGGCTGTGCGTTTGCTTTGTATTTTAGGGTTTGAAACTCACTCCATTTTTGTCCCACATATTTTAATTTCTTTCCCGGTCTAAGCTTAGATGCTATTTCGGCTCCTTCAGGAAGCGCTCTTTTATCATCTACATACAAAGATATTAGTACTACATCGTTTTTAAGGATAGCTAAAATTTGTTCTTTTGGCCAAACTTGCTGCTCCATTTTTCTGCAGTTGACACAAGCATAGCCCGTAAAATCTAGCATAACTGGCTTGTTTACTTTTTTGGCGTAAGCCATCCCTAAATCATAATCAGTAAATGCCACAATATTATGTGGAGCCATTAAATGGGCGCCTTCTGGAATAGTACTCACCATTGCCGCTCCACCCCCTTGTGAAGAGCCAACGCCATAAGGCGATTCACTATAATGCTGGGCTGGCGGAAAAGCACTAATCAAATTTAATGGCGCTCCCCATAAACCTGGAATCATATAAATGGTAAAGCTTAGTGTCAATAAACCCAAACTTAGTCTTCCTACCGAGATGGATGTCAGCGGAGAATCGTGTGGCAATTGAATTTTACCAAAAAGGTAAAAAGCCAAAGTTCCAAAAATAGCGATCCATATCGCCAAGAATACTTCGCGTTCTATCAAGTGCAATTGCAATACTAAATCCGCATTCGATAAAAATTTAAATGCTAAAGCCAATTCTAAAAATCCTAATACTACTTTTACCGTATTCAACCATCCACCTGATTTGGGTAATGAATTTAGCCATCCCGGAAAGGCTGCAAATAATGCAAATGGTATGGCTAAGGCCAAAGAAAAGCCAAGCATCCCAATTATGGGACCTACCTGATTTCCGGATGCAGCCGCTTGTACCAATAGAGTGCCTACAATAGGTCCGGTACAAGAAAAAGATACGATAGCCAAGGCCAAAGCCATAAAGAAAATTCCTATTAGCCCTCCTTTATCGGCTTTTGTGTCTACTTTGTTTGCCCATGAGTTAGGAAGCATAATTTCGAAAGCCCCCAAAAAAGAAACGGCAAAAACAACTAAAAGCAAGAAGAAAATAATGTTAAACCAGACATTGGTAGAAAGCGCATTCAAAGCATCGGCTCCAAAAACGGTGCTCACTAAGGAACCCAAGAGTACATAAATAATGACAATGGATAATCCATATATAATTGCATTTTTGATTCCAGTTGCCTTGTTTTTACTTTGCTTGGTAAAGAAACTCACCGTCATGGGAATCATGGGGAACACGCAAGGCGTTAATAAGGCTGCAAATCCAGAAAGGAAAGCGATAATGAATAGAGACAACAAACTTCTATCGGACGATTTTTTGTTTTTGCTCCCACTGGATTTGTCTATGGTAGTATCTTTAACCGCTGTTTTTCCAATTGTAGCGGCACTAAGTTCTTCGTTTATAATCGTATCGCTTACAATTGCGTTTTCATCAATCGGAGCCACTACTTTTTCCGCTTCAATTGTTTTCTCAGCAATCGCTAGTTTCGTTTCAGGAATCTCAAAAGCAAGATCTACATACGATGGAGGCAAACAATTGGCATCATTACAAGCCATAAACTCAACTTCGCCTGATACTTTAAAAGCTTTTTTAGAAAGTAGATTTATACGCTGTTTAAAAACGGCTTTGTTCTCAAAAAAAGTAATCTTCATGTTAAATACAGGATCGGTAACGGTCTGTCCTTTTTCTTCTGTTACTTTCCCTACCAATTCAAAATTTGCATTTTTAGAAAACGTAAAAGCGGTTGGTATAGGACCATTATCCGGAACATTCTGAGAGTACAAATGCCAGTTGGCCTCAATGGTGGCCTGCATTACTAATTCGTAGGTGGTACCTGAAACCGGCACAACTGAAGTCGCCCATTTCACGGGCTTATGTATTTGTGAAAAACTAGTAGCACTTAAAATAAATGCCAAGAGTAGTAATATTTTCTTCATTAGATTATGTTTTATAGGGATCAATAAATTAAAAGGGCCATTAATGTAATGACCCTAAAAATCCTTTCGCTTTTTGTATACTAATTCAAAATACTTAATAGAAACTAAGTAGTGATGAAAGAGGCTTTAAAATTATTTTCGGGGTTTAAATACGATTTCAAAACTTTGTGAATTATGCATCATTTGCTTTACAAACTTCTGGATGTCCTTTGGCGTAATGGCATTTATTATAGCTACATTGTTCTTCGTGTCGTTTCTATTATACCCTTCAATTAAGTAATCATAAAGCACGTCCAACTCGTAATTAGTATAATCCCTTTCTTCTTTTAAATCTTTTAGATAGCTTGTGAGTGCTTTGTTTAAATCTTCTTTATCGATGGTACCCTTTTTAATTTTATCAATTTCTTGATGAACGATAGCAATCAATTTAGCTACTTTCTCAGGATTACAGTCAAAATAAACATAGAAACTAGCTATCTCTGTGGGTCTTTTGCTTAA comes from the Flavobacterium limnophilum genome and includes:
- a CDS encoding protein-disulfide reductase DsbD family protein is translated as MKKILLLLAFILSATSFSQIHKPVKWATSVVPVSGTTYELVMQATIEANWHLYSQNVPDNGPIPTAFTFSKNANFELVGKVTEEKGQTVTDPVFNMKITFFENKAVFKQRINLLSKKAFKVSGEVEFMACNDANCLPPSYVDLAFEIPETKLAIAEKTIEAEKVVAPIDENAIVSDTIINEELSAATIGKTAVKDTTIDKSSGSKNKKSSDRSLLSLFIIAFLSGFAALLTPCVFPMIPMTVSFFTKQSKNKATGIKNAIIYGLSIVIIYVLLGSLVSTVFGADALNALSTNVWFNIIFFLLLVVFAVSFLGAFEIMLPNSWANKVDTKADKGGLIGIFFMALALAIVSFSCTGPIVGTLLVQAAASGNQVGPIIGMLGFSLALAIPFALFAAFPGWLNSLPKSGGWLNTVKVVLGFLELALAFKFLSNADLVLQLHLIEREVFLAIWIAIFGTLAFYLFGKIQLPHDSPLTSISVGRLSLGLLTLSFTIYMIPGLWGAPLNLISAFPPAQHYSESPYGVGSSQGGGAAMVSTIPEGAHLMAPHNIVAFTDYDLGMAYAKKVNKPVMLDFTGYACVNCRKMEQQVWPKEQILAILKNDVVLISLYVDDKRALPEGAEIASKLRPGKKLKYVGQKWSEFQTLKYKANAQPFYVLTDHEGENLIDPVGYTPDVEEYHNWLQTGVAKFNKK
- a CDS encoding TlpA family protein disulfide reductase, giving the protein MKKLFYLFSIAFVATAFTVVTLKDHVVISGKITNPNSDFIIIQSRSFSKKIQIQQDGTFSDSLKVAAGYYQLSDGTESLDLYLKNGFELDLVLDTKEFDASLVFKGIGAEPNNYLASKNLLLNTFFAEDSIFVLDKVNFDKKVNEGSQILRSSLAGTKKLDPIFIENEKKEVNEIVSYYSDSYTDSHFIKTVLVKGAKSPKFSAYENYSGGKTSLEDLKGKYVYIDVWATWCGPCKGEIPFLKEIEKSYHSKNIAFVSISVDELKDHEKWKQIVKEKELSGVQLFSDANWSSQFVKDYRINGIPRFILVDPLGNIVTADAPRPSSKELKVLLDELVK